A genome region from Deltaproteobacteria bacterium includes the following:
- the flhB gene encoding flagellar biosynthesis protein FlhB — MASDEDNEKTEEATDARREEYRKQGQVAHTRELATAFLLLSVSGILTLFARFYHLQFQELFQNTYGDNLVQQLRSGNFLDMTELAGRKIIILVFPIIILGALIGSISSLIQIGFLNVDDALSFKFERLNPVEGLGRIFSLRGLIEGIKSLFKVLLIGLVIFLTLRKEVAVWPYLQTYSVNELVIYMGTMITKLLFGIGMVMLVLAAGDYFYQRWDLEKKMMMTKHEIKEETKQREGDPMIKSRVRRIQREMANRRMMEKIPKADVVITNPTHIAVVLKYEDNLPAPQLIAKGADLIAEKIKAIAKEHNIPIIENKPLARTIFKTMKLGQVIPRELFVAVAEVLSYVYKLRRKVKKS, encoded by the coding sequence ATGGCAAGTGACGAAGATAACGAAAAAACAGAAGAAGCAACTGATGCTAGAAGGGAAGAGTACCGAAAGCAAGGTCAAGTCGCTCATACCAGAGAGTTAGCGACAGCTTTTTTATTATTATCAGTTTCTGGAATTCTAACACTATTTGCTCGTTTTTATCACCTGCAATTCCAAGAGCTGTTTCAAAATACCTATGGAGATAATTTGGTACAACAACTCAGATCAGGGAATTTTTTGGATATGACGGAACTTGCCGGAAGGAAAATTATCATTTTAGTTTTTCCCATTATTATTTTAGGTGCCTTGATCGGAAGCATTTCCAGCCTCATTCAAATAGGGTTTTTGAATGTGGATGACGCCCTCTCATTTAAATTTGAAAGACTGAATCCTGTCGAGGGGCTAGGAAGAATTTTTAGTCTTCGAGGCCTTATCGAAGGAATTAAATCTTTATTTAAAGTCTTATTAATAGGTCTAGTTATTTTTTTGACTTTAAGGAAAGAAGTTGCTGTTTGGCCCTACCTACAGACCTATTCCGTTAATGAATTAGTAATATACATGGGAACAATGATCACCAAACTCCTTTTTGGTATCGGAATGGTTATGTTGGTTTTAGCTGCTGGTGATTATTTTTATCAACGTTGGGATTTAGAAAAAAAAATGATGATGACCAAGCATGAAATTAAGGAAGAGACAAAGCAAAGGGAAGGGGATCCGATGATTAAGTCGCGGGTCCGTCGTATTCAAAGAGAAATGGCAAACCGTCGGATGATGGAAAAAATTCCCAAAGCTGATGTGGTGATCACGAATCCGACTCATATTGCGGTGGTACTCAAGTATGAAGATAACTTACCGGCTCCTCAGCTCATTGCTAAGGGAGCGGATCTTATCGCAGAGAAAATTAAAGCGATTGCCAAAGAACATAATATTCCAATCATCGAAAATAAACCACTCGCTAGGACCATTTTCAAAACGATGAAATTAGGTCAAGTGATTCCTCGCGAGCTTTTTGTAGCCGTCGCCGAAGTGCTATCTTATGTGTATAAATTAAGAAGAAAGGTTAAAAAATCATGA